The following are from one region of the Hymenobacter radiodurans genome:
- a CDS encoding glycosyltransferase family 61 protein, with the protein MATPPRPRPNRYQRFKKVFDYQLSKIGQALSDPIQVSEYEIAPVPTDAICPLPANISMVPANFIHFYKEVFTEVTPNFRQVIYRVQNVNVAWNGTVLKGLRVLVPSLPQPRMKAEFTGTFLLRQLRTLNAPELEAGPVGLAFDSWSGNYFHWIAEVLPRLMLLSKQQPNCLILLPGPTPPEYVTYTVDALGFKNTFVLGPSDIVHVKDLWMPARPGRHGYMVPSLVGEVREAIMTYLHSYLIPSLKATRRIYVSRNRQQWRHLTNESEILKVLERYDFETIYFEGLSFVEQVRTMYETSIMIGIHGANMTNLMFMTPGTNVIEMMSETYLNPSYLSMASSIGVFYSVVPSKLGSPLNVEHNYADITADPDLVDQVLRTVIINHY; encoded by the coding sequence ATGGCTACCCCTCCTCGTCCGCGTCCTAATAGATATCAAAGATTCAAAAAGGTTTTTGATTACCAATTAAGCAAAATTGGACAAGCTTTAAGCGATCCAATACAAGTTTCAGAATATGAAATAGCGCCTGTTCCTACTGATGCTATCTGTCCTTTACCAGCGAATATCTCAATGGTGCCGGCAAACTTTATACATTTTTACAAAGAGGTATTTACTGAAGTAACGCCTAATTTTCGACAAGTAATATACCGTGTACAAAATGTGAATGTGGCATGGAATGGCACTGTATTGAAAGGATTAAGAGTATTGGTCCCCAGTCTACCACAACCGCGTATGAAGGCTGAGTTCACAGGTACTTTTTTATTAAGACAACTACGTACCCTTAACGCTCCAGAATTAGAAGCGGGCCCTGTAGGACTCGCTTTTGATAGTTGGTCAGGTAATTATTTTCATTGGATCGCTGAAGTTTTACCACGCCTGATGCTTCTGAGTAAGCAACAGCCCAACTGTTTAATATTATTGCCCGGACCAACGCCGCCAGAATATGTTACTTACACTGTTGACGCGCTCGGCTTTAAGAATACATTCGTTCTAGGACCAAGTGATATAGTACATGTAAAAGACCTTTGGATGCCAGCTCGTCCAGGTCGCCATGGTTATATGGTCCCTTCATTGGTAGGTGAGGTGCGTGAGGCCATAATGACTTATCTGCATTCTTATCTTATTCCATCCCTCAAGGCAACACGCCGCATTTATGTCTCGCGGAATCGGCAGCAATGGCGACATCTAACTAATGAAAGTGAAATATTGAAAGTGCTCGAACGCTATGACTTTGAAACTATCTACTTCGAAGGTCTCAGCTTTGTCGAACAGGTGCGTACAATGTATGAAACATCGATAATGATTGGGATACACGGGGCAAATATGACCAACTTAATGTTTATGACACCTGGAACTAACGTTATTGAGATGATGAGTGAAACATATTTGAATCCAAGTTACCTTTCTATGGCATCTAGTATTGGTGTATTTTACTCTGTTGTGCCCTCAAAATTAGGTTCACCGTTAAATGTAGAGCACAACTATGCAGATATTACTGCTGACCCAGATTTGGTCGATCAAGTGCTTCGTACAGTAATAATTAATCATTATTGA
- the gmd gene encoding GDP-mannose 4,6-dehydratase, with amino-acid sequence MKVALVTGITGQDGAYLAELLLEKGYMVHGIKRRSSLFNTDRIDHLYQDPHDNNVRFKLHYGDLSDSTNLIRIIQEVQPDEIYNLGAMSHVKVSFDTPEYTANADGIGTLRILEAVRLLGLTKKTRIYQASTSELYGLVQAVPQSETTPFYPRSPYAVAKLYGYWITVNYREAYGMFACNGILFNHESPLRGETFVTRKITRGTARIAMGLQQKIYLGNLDARRDWGHAKDYVEAMWRILQQDEPEDFVIATGVTTTVRDFVKMAFEEVGIELAFEGEGANEKARVVRCDNPDYQVAEGTVVVEVDPKYFRPTEVELLIGDPTKSQQKLGWTPTYDLPALVQDMMQADLNLFKRDAYLMKGGHKVFNYHE; translated from the coding sequence ATGAAAGTAGCCTTAGTAACTGGTATTACCGGACAAGATGGTGCTTACTTGGCTGAACTTCTGCTAGAGAAAGGCTATATGGTTCATGGGATTAAGCGACGCTCATCGTTGTTTAATACCGACCGGATTGACCACCTCTACCAAGACCCACACGATAATAATGTTCGCTTCAAGCTTCATTATGGCGACCTCTCTGATTCAACCAATCTGATCCGCATAATTCAAGAGGTACAGCCAGACGAGATATATAATCTTGGGGCAATGTCTCACGTTAAGGTTTCATTTGACACACCTGAGTACACAGCAAACGCAGATGGTATTGGTACGCTACGTATTCTGGAAGCTGTGCGTCTATTGGGGCTTACCAAAAAAACACGCATATACCAAGCTTCGACTTCCGAATTATATGGTTTAGTGCAAGCTGTGCCGCAATCGGAGACTACACCTTTTTATCCTCGCTCACCTTATGCAGTAGCCAAACTTTATGGCTATTGGATTACCGTGAATTATCGAGAAGCATATGGCATGTTCGCTTGTAATGGCATCCTGTTCAACCATGAAAGTCCGTTGCGTGGGGAAACTTTCGTAACACGTAAAATAACGCGTGGTACTGCCCGTATCGCGATGGGATTACAACAGAAAATATATTTAGGTAATTTGGATGCACGCCGTGATTGGGGCCATGCGAAGGACTACGTAGAGGCAATGTGGCGAATTTTACAGCAAGACGAACCTGAAGATTTTGTCATTGCTACGGGTGTCACTACGACCGTGCGCGATTTTGTAAAGATGGCTTTTGAGGAAGTAGGAATAGAGCTAGCTTTTGAGGGTGAAGGAGCAAATGAAAAGGCTCGAGTGGTGCGTTGCGATAATCCTGATTATCAAGTAGCTGAAGGGACCGTGGTGGTAGAAGTAGATCCGAAGTATTTCCGCCCAACAGAAGTGGAGTTATTGATTGGTGACCCTACCAAATCTCAACAAAAACTGGGATGGACTCCCACCTACGATTTGCCAGCTCTTGTTCAAGACATGATGCAAGCAGACCTGAATTTATTTAAACGGGATGCTTATTTAATGAAAGGTGGGCACAAAGTGTTCAACTATCATGAGTAG
- a CDS encoding glycosyltransferase family A protein, with amino-acid sequence MATYTLSYILTTYNKLPYLKQVLERLIAARQEDEEIVVADGGSKDGTAEYLQSLYAAGQIQQFISERDKGEAHGFNKCMLMAQGEIIKLITDDDAFYYPAIQESKKFMLAHPEIDVLSGNTGLIQLENLTQATIYEDVANNFRRWLDSKEVVWMIGLPFLIRRKSLAITGLFHTGVVQVDTEFTYRITSLNVNLAWSTAMLSVRIENPQSNFRVMNQREGRSASDLEADRMRFYYDKSIGDSFQDFVRYKSGWIEMLKAPIRPIKRRIFEVLKWDQYKGNQTMPTGYDISNTISGESTDKMINQAFKVADEFMENYNKTHIVEYLYRKDEVKKVL; translated from the coding sequence ATGGCAACCTACACTCTTTCCTATATTCTCACCACTTACAATAAACTGCCGTACCTGAAGCAGGTGCTGGAGCGGTTGATAGCGGCCCGGCAGGAAGATGAAGAGATCGTTGTGGCGGACGGCGGCAGCAAGGATGGCACGGCCGAGTATCTACAAAGTTTGTATGCCGCCGGGCAGATTCAGCAATTCATCTCCGAGCGCGATAAGGGTGAGGCGCACGGATTTAATAAATGCATGCTGATGGCCCAGGGAGAGATTATCAAGCTTATCACTGATGATGACGCCTTTTATTATCCGGCTATCCAAGAGAGTAAAAAATTTATGTTAGCACACCCTGAGATAGATGTGCTATCGGGAAACACGGGACTTATTCAACTGGAGAACTTAACCCAAGCCACTATATATGAAGATGTGGCCAATAATTTCCGCCGCTGGTTAGATAGTAAAGAAGTGGTTTGGATGATTGGTCTACCTTTTTTGATAAGGCGTAAATCGTTAGCCATTACGGGCTTATTTCATACCGGCGTTGTACAAGTGGATACGGAGTTTACATACCGAATTACCAGCCTAAATGTGAATCTTGCTTGGAGCACAGCGATGCTAAGTGTTCGCATCGAAAATCCTCAAAGTAACTTTCGGGTGATGAATCAACGGGAAGGGCGAAGTGCTAGTGACTTGGAAGCAGACCGTATGCGCTTCTACTACGATAAATCCATTGGGGACAGTTTTCAAGATTTCGTGCGATACAAGTCTGGCTGGATCGAGATGTTAAAAGCTCCGATACGTCCTATAAAGCGCCGGATATTTGAAGTATTAAAGTGGGATCAATACAAGGGTAACCAAACAATGCCTACTGGCTATGATATCTCTAACACTATATCTGGGGAGAGCACGGATAAAATGATTAACCAAGCGTTTAAAGTGGCTGATGAATTTATGGAAAACTATAACAAAACTCATATAGTCGAATACCTCTATCGCAAAGATGAGGTAAAGAAAGTCTTATAA
- a CDS encoding NAD-dependent epimerase/dehydratase family protein, protein MKVVVFGANGFAGSNVVEVLRENGVEPIQASRSTGLDLRDARQVTEFLSKHRPKFIINCAAHVGSLNYVTEQAATVIADNTRMIMGMYEAVAIACPLAIVINPIANCAYPGNAEVYREEEWWNGHIHRSVLAYGSTRRLLWTVAESFQMQYAVRSINLLTPNMYGPYDSTDPNKAHALNALVSKFVKAEKIKQPELPIWGTGIAIREWLYARDFARLVWEIMLLPDRPGLEKPLNLAQNDGLSVKELVDIIQLKFDYQGNVVWDHSKPDGAPKKVMDDTRFRQVFPAFQFTDFEQGIANTIAYYESAFPY, encoded by the coding sequence ATGAAAGTAGTAGTATTTGGGGCCAACGGATTCGCGGGCAGCAATGTCGTAGAGGTGTTGCGTGAAAATGGGGTTGAGCCTATTCAGGCTTCGCGGAGCACTGGTTTAGATCTGCGTGATGCACGGCAGGTAACAGAATTTTTAAGTAAGCATCGTCCTAAGTTCATTATTAACTGTGCTGCCCATGTAGGCAGTCTTAATTATGTGACGGAGCAGGCTGCAACTGTCATTGCTGACAATACACGCATGATTATGGGCATGTATGAGGCTGTAGCTATTGCTTGTCCATTGGCTATCGTAATAAACCCCATTGCAAACTGTGCTTACCCAGGTAATGCTGAAGTCTATCGCGAAGAGGAGTGGTGGAATGGTCATATTCATCGCTCGGTATTGGCCTATGGCTCAACGCGGCGCTTATTATGGACAGTTGCTGAAAGCTTTCAGATGCAGTATGCAGTGCGCAGTATCAATTTGCTTACTCCCAATATGTATGGACCCTATGATTCGACTGATCCCAATAAGGCTCACGCACTAAATGCCCTGGTATCAAAGTTTGTAAAGGCTGAAAAAATAAAGCAGCCTGAACTGCCTATATGGGGCACAGGTATTGCCATTCGAGAGTGGTTATACGCTCGTGATTTCGCCCGCCTGGTATGGGAAATTATGTTGCTTCCTGATAGGCCTGGCCTGGAAAAACCATTGAATTTAGCTCAAAACGATGGTCTTAGTGTAAAAGAACTGGTAGATATTATTCAGTTAAAGTTCGACTATCAAGGCAATGTAGTATGGGATCATAGCAAACCAGATGGTGCCCCAAAGAAAGTAATGGACGATACTCGCTTTAGGCAAGTGTTTCCTGCATTTCAATTTACTGACTTCGAGCAAGGTATTGCCAATACGATTGCCTATTACGAGTCGGCATTCCCTTACTAA
- a CDS encoding DegT/DnrJ/EryC1/StrS family aminotransferase — MAGQLDISSTMGNISMFNTFVHPSAQSRVSEVLSTTFLSEGKLVKEFEARLAAELGMVNPAALNSGTSALHLAMAVSGIGHGDEVIMAPQTFIASAISVVQEGATPVFSDIQYETGNIDPASIKDKITERTKAIMAVHWGGYPCDMDEIHALARQYNLIVIEDAAHAPGATYKSRAIGSISDFTCFSFQAIKHLTTGDGGALCCTGSENAREVFRRRWFGIDRAHSPVSEIGERIYDLTDVGYKYHLSDYAAALGLANLEGFEERMQYRRQLVRQYHDGLSQVSGVTLFEHKTDRESAHWLFGFHVENRLEFIRTLKAKGIASSVVHDGIDKNTLFGGKKMDLINQRRFDETQIHIPLHDALLPEQIEYIINTIKQGW; from the coding sequence ATGGCTGGCCAACTAGATATATCCAGTACAATGGGGAATATTTCAATGTTCAATACTTTCGTTCACCCCTCAGCTCAGTCAAGGGTTTCGGAAGTGTTAAGTACTACTTTCCTGAGTGAAGGAAAACTAGTAAAAGAGTTTGAAGCGCGTCTAGCTGCAGAGCTAGGTATGGTAAATCCAGCAGCTTTGAACAGTGGTACTAGTGCTCTTCACTTAGCTATGGCCGTATCAGGTATTGGTCATGGTGATGAGGTGATAATGGCCCCCCAGACATTCATTGCTTCCGCTATTTCAGTTGTACAAGAGGGAGCTACTCCGGTTTTTTCTGATATTCAGTATGAGACTGGCAATATTGATCCAGCTTCAATAAAAGATAAGATTACAGAGCGTACGAAAGCTATAATGGCAGTGCACTGGGGTGGTTACCCGTGCGATATGGATGAGATCCATGCCCTAGCGCGTCAATACAACTTAATTGTCATTGAAGATGCTGCTCATGCTCCAGGAGCTACCTACAAGAGTCGAGCAATTGGCTCAATATCTGATTTCACCTGTTTCTCTTTTCAAGCTATAAAACACCTGACTACAGGCGATGGTGGTGCCTTATGCTGCACAGGCTCAGAGAATGCCCGTGAAGTGTTTCGGCGCCGTTGGTTTGGTATTGATCGGGCTCACTCGCCTGTGTCTGAAATAGGTGAACGAATATATGATTTAACGGACGTCGGATATAAGTATCATTTGAGCGACTACGCTGCTGCGCTGGGCTTAGCTAATCTGGAAGGGTTTGAAGAGCGTATGCAGTACCGGCGGCAGCTGGTTCGCCAATACCATGATGGGCTGAGCCAAGTTAGTGGGGTTACACTCTTCGAACACAAGACGGATCGTGAGAGCGCACATTGGTTATTTGGCTTCCACGTAGAGAACCGTCTCGAATTCATTCGAACATTAAAAGCTAAAGGAATTGCTAGCTCCGTCGTACACGACGGTATAGATAAAAACACTCTATTTGGAGGAAAAAAAATGGATCTAATTAATCAGCGTCGCTTCGATGAAACCCAGATTCATATCCCTCTGCATGATGCACTTCTTCCGGAGCAAATAGAATATATTATCAATACGATTAAACAGGGCTGGTAA
- a CDS encoding glycosyltransferase family 61 protein: MGGNYLYSFFKGFTDSCIKIIYKILPEWKEEGVEVLPAVAPTSPKLPVNFDSLPPQVAKYFQESTGLPARHIYRLKHVHVSWQTIIFRNLRIFLKGLPHPREEKHYTDAYLLKQWVVDPVELPPTVNQAALVHDLWSVDNYYHWIADSLPRLLILRQLYPACLLLVPEPIPEYVRTSTSLLGFKHLLPIQDKQIVKVPLLLLSEYAAPPGFQDASLMRQLRAEITKAIGHQPPPQPHRRLYISRARQNNRRLVNEAAIIPILTQYGFEVVYFEGLEFAQQVQLMQEAAVVMGIHGANLTNILFMQPSTTVIELINEEKLVVLDNQDFENLIYYRMAFNMQLHYYNAPCKPSVKGDITNRADVIVDEYLLNEILINLK; this comes from the coding sequence ATGGGGGGCAATTATTTGTATTCATTTTTCAAAGGTTTCACAGATTCTTGTATTAAAATAATATATAAAATTCTTCCTGAATGGAAGGAGGAAGGGGTCGAAGTATTACCTGCTGTAGCTCCAACATCGCCTAAGCTTCCTGTCAATTTCGATAGTCTGCCGCCTCAGGTTGCCAAATATTTCCAGGAAAGTACAGGGCTGCCTGCGCGTCATATATATCGGCTAAAGCACGTTCATGTCTCTTGGCAAACAATCATTTTTAGGAACCTAAGAATATTTTTAAAAGGGCTGCCTCATCCTAGAGAAGAAAAGCATTATACAGATGCCTACTTGCTGAAGCAGTGGGTTGTTGATCCAGTAGAGCTTCCCCCAACAGTTAATCAGGCGGCATTGGTGCATGATCTATGGTCTGTAGATAACTACTATCACTGGATAGCTGACTCCTTACCACGGTTGCTCATACTGCGTCAATTGTATCCTGCTTGCTTACTACTAGTCCCGGAGCCTATTCCGGAATACGTGCGCACGAGTACATCCCTTTTAGGATTTAAGCATCTGCTGCCAATACAGGATAAGCAAATCGTTAAAGTGCCCTTATTACTGTTGTCAGAGTATGCCGCACCGCCTGGCTTCCAGGATGCATCTTTGATGCGGCAACTCCGAGCCGAGATAACAAAGGCCATCGGCCACCAGCCCCCGCCGCAGCCACATCGACGTTTATATATATCACGTGCACGTCAAAATAATCGCCGCTTGGTGAATGAAGCAGCTATTATTCCAATCCTGACGCAATACGGGTTTGAGGTAGTTTATTTCGAAGGGCTTGAATTTGCACAGCAGGTTCAGCTTATGCAGGAAGCAGCTGTTGTGATGGGCATACACGGTGCTAACCTGACAAATATTTTATTTATGCAGCCAAGCACAACTGTAATAGAATTAATAAATGAGGAGAAGCTAGTAGTACTTGATAACCAGGACTTCGAAAACCTCATTTATTATCGTATGGCTTTCAATATGCAGCTTCACTATTATAATGCGCCTTGTAAGCCCTCAGTCAAGGGCGATATAACTAATAGAGCAGATGTAATAGTGGATGAATATTTATTAAATGAAATATTAATTAATCTGAAATAA
- a CDS encoding glycosyltransferase: MLPESNSVQVVPAGVSFLICTYNSASRISETLTCLARQAADPAIPWEVILVDNACTDGTTEKAEAHWRELGTSVPLRLFKEPRPGKNFAVKLAFSQARYQYACIVDDDNRLASDYLQIGFDVLQANPQVAIVGGQNIATFEVSPPSWFPLFQANYAVGIPVYKVGSNIKPLPDGNIGSHILWGAGMFIRLELWHKLTQLEFKSLFAGRQGTKVLTAGEDDELCYVAQLLGYEVWYWSGLRLEHYMTANRLTPTYRNRLYYSPVWAASRLGAYRSALLTANESNSDTTTHLVKDFLYMSWGAFRQIVSMRFVKALFIDDKLYLMDCKQQMLTIFNYILDFGNIIGYYKYVDELKQKIKKSGLKLGNAMY; encoded by the coding sequence ATGCTGCCGGAGAGTAACAGTGTGCAAGTGGTGCCGGCGGGTGTTTCTTTTTTGATATGCACTTATAATAGTGCCTCGCGCATTAGTGAAACACTCACCTGCCTAGCCCGGCAGGCTGCAGACCCAGCTATTCCGTGGGAGGTAATTCTAGTCGACAACGCCTGTACAGACGGCACCACGGAGAAAGCCGAGGCTCATTGGAGAGAGTTGGGTACATCAGTTCCCCTACGGCTATTTAAAGAACCCCGTCCCGGTAAGAACTTTGCCGTCAAGCTTGCCTTTAGTCAAGCACGTTACCAGTACGCCTGTATCGTAGATGACGACAACCGGTTAGCTTCTGACTATCTGCAAATTGGCTTCGATGTATTGCAAGCCAATCCTCAAGTAGCAATAGTTGGGGGGCAAAATATAGCCACTTTTGAGGTGTCTCCACCTAGTTGGTTTCCACTTTTTCAGGCGAATTATGCTGTCGGAATCCCTGTATATAAAGTGGGCTCCAATATAAAGCCGCTGCCCGATGGTAATATCGGTTCCCATATCCTTTGGGGGGCGGGCATGTTTATTCGGCTCGAGCTCTGGCACAAACTAACCCAACTCGAATTTAAAAGTCTCTTTGCTGGTCGTCAGGGGACAAAAGTGCTGACTGCGGGAGAAGATGATGAGTTGTGTTATGTGGCGCAGCTATTAGGGTATGAGGTATGGTACTGGTCTGGGCTTCGGCTTGAGCATTACATGACCGCGAACCGTCTAACACCCACTTATCGAAATCGGCTTTATTATTCGCCCGTTTGGGCCGCATCCCGATTAGGGGCTTACCGGAGCGCATTGCTTACAGCAAACGAAAGCAACTCCGATACGACTACCCATTTAGTAAAGGACTTTTTGTACATGAGTTGGGGCGCTTTCCGTCAAATAGTATCTATGCGTTTTGTTAAAGCACTATTCATAGATGATAAACTATATCTGATGGACTGTAAACAACAGATGCTAACTATTTTTAATTATATACTTGATTTTGGAAATATCATTGGGTACTATAAATATGTGGACGAATTGAAGCAAAAAATAAAAAAATCGGGCTTGAAACTAGGGAACGCGATGTATTAA
- a CDS encoding glycosyltransferase: protein MRIAFVSLMRVLPWGGSEELWFKAAKLALADGHTVSTLTQKWETVPDKIKELRFLGADNYFYYKPQFSIAERLAIKLKVKSSTGEIVPTVVADVYVISNGTTWDFVQHRMVIENILSQGKPYILINQHNYEHGNIVTGLNRDYAIKVVQHASMNFFVAKRNMETAERQLAHFINSAQIISNPVNIAVKAVKPYVTSSQLQIACVARIDCDYKGQDILLQALATHKWRDRNYHLSLYGTGPHLNHLQHLIYLYELQAKVSIKGHVNDIDKIWEENHILVLPSISEGTPLALVEAMLCGRTALVTDVGDNAQYIIDGVTGFLSSTASVKCVSLDLERLWENRENIQEMGRKAFEHASGITDLHPEKTLIKFIESL from the coding sequence ATGAGAATTGCCTTCGTTTCCTTGATGAGAGTGTTGCCTTGGGGTGGAAGCGAAGAACTATGGTTTAAAGCTGCAAAGCTTGCTTTAGCTGATGGTCATACTGTTAGCACACTCACTCAGAAATGGGAAACTGTTCCAGATAAAATTAAAGAACTAAGATTTTTAGGAGCTGATAATTACTTCTACTATAAGCCTCAATTCTCTATTGCAGAAAGATTAGCTATTAAGCTAAAAGTTAAATCTAGTACAGGTGAAATAGTGCCAACTGTAGTAGCTGATGTTTATGTTATATCAAATGGCACTACATGGGATTTCGTGCAGCACAGAATGGTTATCGAAAATATCCTTAGTCAAGGAAAGCCATACATACTGATAAATCAGCATAACTATGAGCATGGCAATATTGTCACAGGCTTAAATCGTGACTACGCTATTAAGGTTGTACAACATGCATCGATGAATTTTTTTGTTGCGAAGCGTAATATGGAGACAGCTGAACGACAACTAGCTCATTTTATAAATTCAGCTCAGATTATCAGTAACCCAGTGAATATCGCTGTTAAAGCAGTTAAGCCATACGTTACCTCGTCTCAGTTACAGATTGCATGCGTAGCAAGAATTGATTGTGATTATAAAGGGCAGGATATTTTGCTTCAAGCTTTAGCTACTCACAAATGGAGGGACAGGAACTATCACCTGAGCCTTTATGGTACCGGTCCCCATCTAAATCACTTACAGCATCTCATATATTTATATGAATTACAGGCTAAAGTGAGTATAAAGGGGCATGTCAATGATATTGATAAAATTTGGGAGGAAAACCACATTTTAGTACTTCCATCCATAAGCGAGGGCACACCACTAGCCTTAGTTGAAGCAATGTTGTGTGGTAGGACAGCCTTAGTAACTGATGTGGGAGACAATGCTCAGTATATAATTGATGGGGTAACAGGATTTTTAAGTAGTACAGCTTCTGTGAAATGCGTTTCACTTGACTTAGAGCGCCTTTGGGAAAATAGGGAAAACATTCAGGAAATGGGTCGGAAAGCGTTTGAGCATGCATCTGGTATCACAGACTTGCATCCCGAGAAAACGTTAATAAAGTTTATAGAATCATTATAA
- a CDS encoding acyltransferase family protein: MFLFAGGLRLKPRHAVLLAAVLVVILTTAYRYYSYLEAPPQTLEQWDSNFRKVVALRLDNLMYGVIAAWWAHYHAESWLHLKGVKFVVGFVALYLLSDVTALGDIGLFASVYYFIIPALATVLLMPLLSQWQYASGWWARAVTHISLISYSMYLLHATIINQNILVQLVPTLPVPQAVRNMIGLLLFWGLTILLSTLMYKYFEVPVMSLRNKVKPPSRK; the protein is encoded by the coding sequence GTGTTTCTCTTTGCCGGCGGGCTGCGGCTCAAGCCTCGACATGCTGTACTACTGGCGGCAGTTTTGGTAGTCATACTTACTACAGCCTACCGCTATTACAGCTATCTGGAGGCGCCCCCGCAAACGCTTGAGCAGTGGGATAGCAACTTCCGCAAAGTGGTCGCGCTGCGCCTAGACAATCTGATGTATGGCGTCATAGCAGCTTGGTGGGCGCACTATCATGCCGAAAGCTGGCTTCACCTGAAAGGCGTCAAATTCGTCGTGGGATTCGTGGCGCTTTACCTGCTTAGTGATGTTACCGCCCTGGGAGATATTGGCCTATTCGCCTCCGTCTATTATTTTATTATTCCGGCCTTGGCCACAGTGCTACTTATGCCCTTACTCAGCCAGTGGCAGTACGCCTCGGGCTGGTGGGCCAGAGCCGTCACCCACATCTCGCTGATTAGCTACAGCATGTATTTGCTGCATGCCACTATCATCAACCAGAATATACTAGTACAATTGGTGCCTACTTTGCCCGTACCGCAGGCGGTGCGTAATATGATAGGCTTGCTGCTGTTCTGGGGGCTTACAATCCTGCTCTCTACACTTATGTATAAATACTTTGAGGTGCCGGTGATGAGCCTGCGCAATAAAGTAAAGCCCCCGAGCCGAAAGTAG
- a CDS encoding acyltransferase family protein, translated as MAAIMVFFNHVVVAPHTRQPPAQDISFLSQWGVWLGEQLHIGVPIFFVLSGFLITTRYFHRLELTGPWFRRYLQNRFARIYPIYLLLTLLTFAVMFLRPTQQWYEWPDVYPLIDKVAVLFLNLTLTRAYFADLVVMGVPPAWTLTVEETFYLLAPFLLLGLKRNFRLLYLYPVLLLSIGVALVLFCSRFLPYYGLMADINFLLQSTFFGRCIEFLVGIGLAFFVARRTEDSQRGVRATFLGLAGIVACLVGLAWVQHTITNSVAWLVAYRSINNVLLPGTVAVLFWGLIKERTRLRQLLETTAFDLLGKSSYVFYLIHLGVIDTLFSEYITEN; from the coding sequence GTGGCAGCCATTATGGTATTTTTCAATCATGTGGTGGTGGCGCCGCATACCCGCCAGCCGCCAGCTCAGGATATATCCTTCCTTTCTCAATGGGGCGTCTGGCTTGGGGAGCAGCTCCACATAGGGGTGCCGATTTTCTTTGTGCTCAGCGGCTTCCTGATAACCACCCGCTATTTTCACCGCCTGGAGCTCACAGGGCCCTGGTTTCGGCGCTACCTGCAAAACCGCTTTGCCCGCATCTATCCCATCTACTTACTGCTGACGCTGCTCACCTTTGCCGTAATGTTTCTACGACCCACGCAGCAATGGTATGAGTGGCCAGACGTCTATCCGTTGATTGATAAGGTGGCCGTACTGTTTCTGAATCTGACGCTAACCCGCGCCTACTTTGCGGATCTGGTGGTGATGGGGGTGCCGCCGGCCTGGACCCTAACGGTGGAAGAAACATTTTACCTACTGGCGCCTTTCCTGCTGCTGGGCCTCAAGCGCAACTTTCGGCTGCTGTATTTGTATCCCGTGCTGCTGCTCTCGATTGGGGTGGCATTGGTCCTGTTTTGTTCGCGCTTCCTGCCGTATTATGGCCTGATGGCCGACATTAACTTTCTGCTACAGAGTACCTTTTTTGGGCGCTGCATCGAGTTTCTGGTCGGCATCGGGCTTGCCTTCTTCGTCGCCCGCAGAACGGAAGATTCCCAGCGAGGAGTCCGCGCCACCTTTCTGGGGTTAGCCGGTATTGTAGCTTGCCTAGTTGGCTTGGCGTGGGTTCAGCACACGATCACCAATTCTGTGGCTTGGTTGGTCGCTTATCGCTCTATAAATAATGTGCTTCTACCCGGCACGGTGGCGGTACTGTTTTGGGGGCTGATTAAGGAGCGCACGCGGCTGCGACAGCTCTTGGAAACCACGGCATTTGATCTGCTGGGCAAAAGCTCTTATGTATTTTACCTCATTCACTTAGGAGTCATAGATACACTATTCTCGGAATATATCACGGAAAATTAG